The proteins below are encoded in one region of Streptomyces sp. NBC_00490:
- a CDS encoding helix-turn-helix domain-containing protein gives MGLWLIDADTLARSRFLVSPFPETFASLKLLHAGVGAHSGEEAWLRAHLPGYRALLAADPVTGPLVDAGLRSWIADFLCPTPCAGETFEETVVRVRAADPEAARANLRVSLAGPLPAVLERDDLPERAAALLTYVWEETVRPYWDRRRRVLEADVVARTAQVSQGGWAAVLDSLRPWTRWLGGSRFQVNLHEYPPREIASGAELAFVPVTTGGGWVSWEGRERYAVVYPCSGVLAEDHDRRPVPAGLGALIGTARAGTLMLLGSPMSTTQLVAVTRQSLGSVGRHLRVLLDAGLVERRRAGRSVLYERTAAGSVLVEASRRPDTYRS, from the coding sequence ATGGGTCTGTGGCTGATCGACGCCGACACCCTCGCCCGCAGCCGCTTCCTGGTCTCCCCGTTCCCGGAGACCTTCGCGAGCCTGAAGCTGCTGCACGCGGGGGTCGGCGCCCACTCGGGCGAGGAGGCCTGGCTGCGCGCGCACCTGCCCGGCTACCGCGCCCTCCTCGCGGCCGACCCGGTAACGGGACCGCTCGTCGACGCCGGGCTCAGGTCGTGGATCGCCGACTTCCTCTGTCCCACACCGTGCGCCGGGGAGACCTTCGAGGAGACGGTGGTCCGGGTGCGGGCGGCCGACCCCGAAGCGGCCCGCGCCAACCTCCGGGTGTCCCTCGCCGGACCGCTCCCCGCCGTCCTGGAGCGGGACGACCTGCCCGAGCGGGCGGCCGCGCTCCTCACGTACGTCTGGGAGGAGACCGTACGGCCGTACTGGGACCGTCGGCGGCGCGTCCTGGAGGCCGACGTGGTCGCGCGGACCGCGCAGGTGAGCCAAGGGGGCTGGGCCGCCGTACTGGACTCGCTGCGGCCCTGGACCCGCTGGCTCGGCGGGAGCCGGTTCCAGGTGAACCTGCACGAGTATCCGCCGCGGGAGATCGCCTCCGGGGCGGAGCTGGCCTTCGTCCCGGTGACGACGGGAGGCGGCTGGGTGTCGTGGGAGGGGCGGGAGCGGTACGCCGTGGTCTACCCGTGCTCCGGAGTGCTCGCCGAGGACCACGACCGGCGGCCCGTGCCGGCCGGGCTCGGGGCGCTCATCGGCACCGCGCGGGCCGGGACGCTGATGCTGCTCGGCTCTCCCATGAGCACGACCCAGCTGGTCGCCGTCACTCGGCAGAGCCTCGGCTCGGTCGGCCGGCATCTGCGGGTCCTGCTGGACGCGGGGCTCGTGGAGCGGCGGCGGGCGGGGCGGTCGGTGCTGTACGAGCGGACGGCGGCGGGGAGCGTGCTCGTGGAGGCCTCACGTCGGCCCGACACTTACCGGAGTTAG
- a CDS encoding DUF397 domain-containing protein produces MSTALEWFKSSYSTEQGGNCLEVATSPRTIHIRDSKHTTGPALTVGRDTWTAFLALAR; encoded by the coding sequence ATGAGCACCGCACTTGAGTGGTTCAAGTCCAGCTACAGCACCGAGCAGGGCGGCAACTGCCTCGAAGTCGCCACCTCACCCCGCACCATCCACATCCGCGACTCCAAGCACACCACCGGCCCCGCCCTCACCGTCGGCCGCGACACCTGGACCGCGTTCCTCGCACTCGCCCGTTGA
- a CDS encoding helix-turn-helix domain-containing protein: protein MSNKSRSSRMRKNASAVKMVGSLVGTFRRAAGLTQVELAERVGVDEETIASIEQGRRTLKEDLAALLDELLDTKGALAVALAHMPEVDLFPRWAEEYIDLEREALALSSFENQAVPGLLQTPAYARAVFLNEVPALTEGEIEQRVTARVERQEVLTRKVPPTATFILSEMTLMDRLGGDEVRHGQLRRLCEWAVLPGITIQVMPVGRDFHAGLSGPFVLIETLDHQHLAYVEGQRKGWMIADPDEVSVLELKYAMLRSQALNPQESRDLLDRLLGER, encoded by the coding sequence ATGAGCAACAAGAGCCGCAGCTCGCGGATGAGGAAGAACGCGTCCGCCGTGAAGATGGTCGGGAGTCTCGTCGGTACGTTTCGCCGGGCGGCCGGGCTGACGCAGGTGGAGCTCGCCGAGCGGGTGGGTGTGGACGAGGAGACCATCGCGTCGATCGAGCAGGGCAGACGGACGCTGAAGGAGGATCTGGCCGCGCTGCTGGACGAACTCCTGGACACCAAGGGGGCGTTGGCCGTCGCGCTGGCGCACATGCCCGAGGTCGACCTGTTCCCGCGGTGGGCGGAGGAGTACATCGACCTGGAGCGGGAGGCGTTGGCCCTGTCGTCGTTCGAGAACCAGGCCGTGCCGGGCCTCCTGCAGACCCCGGCGTACGCCCGTGCGGTCTTCCTGAACGAGGTGCCGGCCTTGACGGAGGGCGAGATCGAGCAGCGCGTCACGGCGCGCGTCGAGCGTCAGGAGGTCCTGACCCGAAAGGTGCCGCCGACCGCCACCTTCATCCTGTCCGAGATGACCCTCATGGACCGGCTGGGCGGGGACGAGGTGCGCCACGGACAGCTGCGGCGCCTGTGTGAGTGGGCCGTCCTGCCCGGGATCACGATCCAGGTCATGCCGGTGGGCCGGGACTTTCACGCCGGGCTCTCCGGCCCCTTCGTTCTCATCGAGACCCTCGACCACCAGCACCTCGCCTACGTCGAGGGCCAGCGCAAAGGCTGGATGATCGCTGACCCCGACGAGGTGTCCGTCCTGGAACTCAAATATGCGATGCTGCGGTCACAGGCTCTCAACCCCCAGGAGTCCAGAGACCTGTTGGACCGTCTGCTAGGAGAGCGATGA
- a CDS encoding MFS transporter: MRSYRDLFRTPEFTPFFLSYAAFNAALTIGGLSLATLVYRATDSPLLAALSMFGPQLAQVLGATFLLSGADRLPPRATLAGMGLAFAALTAVLAVPGLPVWAVFAVVLVQGLIASLGGGVTGGLLNEILPKSGFLLGRSMFNMASGLMQVLGFAMGGALLALLSPRTCLLLAAALYLTEALGHRLGLTARPPRTSGRLSVTATWRNNAVLWSSRPRRLTYLGLWIPNGLAVGCDSLYVSYAPETAGALFASGALGMFAGDVWVGRFVRPALRPRLATPLLLLLATPYLLFAFHPPVAVAAVAVCLSNIGFAASLVQQERLMSLTPDDMAGHALGLRSAGMLTMQGVAAALAGTVAQLTSPATGMTVMATGSIAVTLALAAAGKREERRPAVGRDGEGGAVGVLGVADVDGVG; this comes from the coding sequence ATGCGCAGCTACCGCGACCTGTTCCGCACCCCGGAGTTCACCCCGTTCTTCCTCTCCTACGCCGCCTTCAACGCGGCCCTGACGATCGGCGGTCTGTCGCTCGCGACGCTGGTCTACCGGGCCACGGACTCGCCGCTGCTGGCGGCGCTGAGCATGTTCGGCCCGCAGCTGGCGCAGGTGCTGGGCGCGACCTTCCTGCTCTCGGGCGCCGACCGGCTGCCCCCGCGGGCGACGCTGGCCGGCATGGGACTCGCCTTCGCGGCCCTCACGGCGGTGCTGGCCGTGCCCGGGCTGCCGGTCTGGGCGGTCTTCGCGGTGGTGCTGGTACAGGGCCTGATCGCGTCACTGGGCGGGGGAGTGACCGGCGGGCTGCTGAACGAGATCCTCCCCAAGTCCGGCTTCCTGCTGGGGCGTTCGATGTTCAACATGGCCTCGGGCCTGATGCAGGTCCTGGGTTTCGCGATGGGCGGCGCGCTGCTGGCACTGCTGTCCCCGCGCACGTGCCTGCTCCTGGCTGCGGCCCTGTACCTGACGGAGGCCCTGGGCCACCGCCTGGGCCTCACGGCCCGCCCGCCCCGCACCTCGGGTCGCCTCTCGGTCACGGCGACCTGGCGCAACAACGCCGTCCTGTGGTCCTCCCGCCCCCGCCGCCTCACCTACCTGGGCCTGTGGATCCCCAACGGCCTGGCCGTGGGCTGCGATTCCCTCTACGTCTCCTACGCCCCGGAGACGGCCGGCGCGCTGTTCGCGAGCGGGGCGCTGGGCATGTTCGCCGGTGACGTGTGGGTGGGCCGCTTCGTACGCCCCGCGCTGCGCCCCCGGCTGGCCACCCCGCTGCTCCTGCTGCTGGCGACGCCGTACCTGCTCTTCGCGTTCCACCCGCCGGTCGCTGTCGCGGCCGTGGCGGTATGCCTCTCCAACATCGGCTTCGCCGCGAGCCTGGTCCAGCAGGAACGCCTGATGTCCCTCACCCCGGACGACATGGCGGGCCACGCGCTCGGGTTGCGGTCGGCCGGGATGCTCACCATGCAGGGCGTGGCCGCGGCACTGGCGGGCACGGTGGCCCAACTGACGTCCCCGGCGACGGGGATGACGGTGATGGCGACGGGCTCGATCGCGGTGACGCTGGCTCTAGCGGCGGCCGGCAAGCGCGAGGAACGACGCCCAGCTGTCGGGCGTGACGGTGAGGGCGGGGCCGTCGGTGTGCTTGGAGTCGCGGATGTGGATGGTGTGGGGTGA
- a CDS encoding DUF397 domain-containing protein translates to MSAALQWYKSSFSSDQGGQCLEVAVTWFKSSYSSEQGGACLEVAASPHTIHIRDSKHTDGPALTVTPDSWASFLALAGRR, encoded by the coding sequence ATGAGCGCCGCACTTCAGTGGTACAAGTCCAGCTTCAGCAGCGACCAGGGCGGTCAGTGCCTCGAAGTCGCCGTCACTTGGTTCAAGTCCAGCTACAGCAGCGAGCAGGGCGGCGCGTGCCTCGAAGTCGCCGCCTCACCCCACACCATCCACATCCGCGACTCCAAGCACACCGACGGCCCCGCCCTCACCGTCACGCCCGACAGCTGGGCGTCGTTCCTCGCGCTTGCCGGCCGCCGCTAG
- a CDS encoding toll/interleukin-1 receptor domain-containing protein yields the protein MAAPVPDATDVLVRVLISYSHDGDGHRKAVLNLANRLRHAGIDAWIDQFEEHEPPESWPDWMRRELTKADFVLVVVTETYLERFNRDSPQGVGSGVRWEGGLITAGLYHGRQDKARYLPVVLREEDRRLIPVPLNLTTSYVIGETGDGDLAPLLRVLRGSPGAVPVKLGSLPEDAARDWQIDLYLGNGREVWRRLDPDLRLALAQDWITANSAHPEVRDHDRDQLANALAEERPRHALSELLLEGRVEVLRDHFAAVNPSSWGPVGTPRQVGPDHTIVEMGSSDGDSPERSLLMRRVGREWLVANFRAAYVIPGWPPRQEEIPGALRNGGT from the coding sequence ATGGCCGCGCCCGTACCCGATGCCACCGATGTCCTTGTCCGTGTGCTCATCTCGTACTCGCACGACGGCGATGGACACCGCAAGGCGGTCCTCAACCTCGCGAACCGGCTCCGCCATGCGGGCATCGACGCCTGGATCGACCAGTTCGAGGAGCACGAGCCGCCCGAGTCATGGCCGGACTGGATGCGACGGGAGCTGACCAAGGCCGATTTCGTACTGGTCGTGGTCACCGAGACCTACCTGGAGCGGTTCAACCGGGACTCACCGCAGGGCGTCGGGTCCGGGGTCAGGTGGGAGGGCGGGCTGATCACCGCCGGGCTGTACCACGGGCGGCAGGACAAGGCGCGGTACCTGCCGGTCGTGCTGCGGGAGGAGGACCGGCGGCTGATCCCCGTGCCCCTGAACCTGACGACGTCGTACGTCATCGGCGAGACCGGTGACGGGGACCTCGCTCCGCTCCTCCGGGTCCTGCGAGGAAGCCCCGGGGCCGTTCCCGTGAAGCTCGGCTCCCTGCCGGAGGACGCGGCCCGGGACTGGCAGATCGACCTGTACCTGGGAAACGGGCGGGAGGTCTGGAGACGGCTCGACCCCGACCTCCGTCTCGCCCTCGCCCAGGACTGGATCACCGCCAACTCCGCCCACCCCGAGGTCCGGGACCACGACCGGGACCAACTGGCGAACGCCCTGGCGGAGGAGCGGCCCCGGCACGCGCTGTCCGAACTGCTGCTGGAGGGCAGGGTGGAGGTGCTGCGCGACCACTTCGCCGCCGTGAACCCGTCCTCCTGGGGTCCCGTGGGGACTCCGCGCCAGGTCGGCCCCGACCACACGATCGTGGAGATGGGCTCGTCGGACGGGGACTCGCCGGAGCGGTCGTTGCTGATGAGGCGAGTGGGCCGTGAGTGGCTCGTGGCCAACTTCCGGGCGGCGTACGTGATTCCGGGCTGGCCGCCGCGGCAGGAGGAGATACCCGGAGCTTTGCGGAACGGGGGTACGTGA